GCTTTCCGGAACGACGTCGCCTGTCTCGTCGACGGAAAGATCATCGTATTGGTAGAACATCAATCGACTGTCAACGCCAATATGCCGTTGCGCTTTTTACAGTATGCCGCACGCCTCTACGAACGCATTCAAAATCCCCGCGACCGCTATCTCCGCAGGTTGAAAAAGATTCCGACGCCGGAGTTCTACGTGTTCTACAACGGCGAAGAAGATTACCCTGAATCCGCAACGCTCCGTCTGTCCGACGCCTTTATGACGATGCCCGAAAAGCCGAGCCTTGAAGTCGTTGTCAGCGTGACGAATATCAATTATAATAAAGATAATGAGATCTTACACACGTGCAAACCGCTGAAAGAATACACGTTGTTCGTAGATGCCGTGAGGAGACACACGAAGCTCGACAGTGAAAACGGCTTTCGGAACGCGATTAAAGAGTGCATACAAAACGACATCTTACGGGAATATTTACAAAGAAAAAGTCGGGAGGTGATGAATATGCTCATAGCTGAATACGATTACGATGTGGACATAGCCGTGCAGCGGGAAGAAGAAAGAGAAATTGCTCTGAAAGAAGGTTCATATCAAAAAGCGCTTGAAACGGCGAAGAATTTACTCGTCTTGGGATTGTCGGTCGCAAACATTGCCCAAGCGACCGGTCTCACCGAAGCGGAAGTTGAAGCTCTTTAAAGTAACCGCTGTTAATCATTCCCTGCTTAATAAGAACGCGATTAAAGAATGCATACGAAACGACATCCTGCGGGAATACTTACAAAGAAAAAGTCGGGAGGTGATGAATATGCTCATAGCCGAATACGATTACGATGTGGACATAGCCGTGCAGCGGGAAGAAGAAAGAGAAATTGCTCTGAAAGAAGGCATCGCACAAGGCGAAGCGAAGGGTTTTTCAGAAGGCATTTCCGAAGGTTCATATCAAAAAGCGCTTGAAACGGCAAAGCTCATGCGAACGCACAACTATCCGATTGCCGAAATCTGCACGATGACCGGCCTCACCGAAAGGGAAATCAAACAGCTGTAAGCCGAGCTGCTCGCACGCCAACAATTCGTCACATCTTCGACTGCCTCACGTTTTGCCTTTTTTCATTTACATGCTTTTTTTCGTGTATACATTTCCGGTGCAACCGTTCTGAAAACATCGCATTTTCAAAGTTAGCTCTAAAAACTGCAGTTTTAGAGGTTCCAATAATTAATAAAACGAAAATATCACATGTCCTCGACAGGGATTACGCATGAAAAATGTATACACAGAAAAGAGACATAATATAAAATAAAAAAGGCGGAACGCGAGGCAGCGGCAATGCCGCCGAGCCGCTCAGACCGATGGCAAGCGAACTTTTTGGTAAAAAAGTTCGCGCAGTCCGATTCCAATCACGGTCTGCCGCGGCGAACGGCAGGGCTGCTGCCGGGAGTGCAGCCGATTTTTTACGGTAATGGTTATTTTTTGAGGAATATAGATTCTCATGCGTAAGCCCTGTGTCCTCGATTAATAAAAGTTGTGAAAAGCGATGAAATATGTTATAATAATCATAGAATAGCGGAACTGTTCGACATCGGAAGACGTGCATCCTGCAAAAGTCTTTATGGGAGGTTTATGATGAACAAAGTAAAATCGAACCCTGTACATCTGTATAGGGGGGGGTATTCGGTAAAGCCCTTGTAAAAAGCGTCTCGATCGCAGCGGGCGTTTTGCTTTTTGCCGCAGCGCTCGTTTTTACAGGCTGCTCGAACGGCAGCGATTCGGGAGGCGGAACACCGCCCGTACCGCCGCCGGTAACAAAGTACAAAGTAGAGCTTGACTACAATATAGGCGGCAATGTAAGGGTAACGCCTGCACTGAGCGATGACGGCATGGCAGCCGAAAACACCGAGCTTACCTTTACGGCAGAGCCGCTTCAAGGCTACGAGCTTGAAAAGTGGGAGCTTGACGGCACGGCGGTAAACGGCACAGCGCTTACCTATACGCTCAAAGTTACGGCAAACGCGAAG
This Treponema socranskii subsp. buccale DNA region includes the following protein-coding sequences:
- a CDS encoding Rpn family recombination-promoting nuclease/putative transposase, yielding MPKHNRRYKDSVFVDFFGEDKNAKANFLSLYNALHGTELDASAELEPLRLEQVMYMAFRNDVACLVDGKIIVLVEHQSTVNANMPLRFLQYAARLYERIQNPRDRYLRRLKKIPTPEFYVFYNGEEDYPESATLRLSDAFMTMPEKPSLEVVVSVTNINYNKDNEILHTCKPLKEYTLFVDAVRRHTKLDSENGFRNAIKECIQNDILREYLQRKSREVMNMLIAEYDYDVDIAVQREEEREIALKEGSYQKALETAKNLLVLGLSVANIAQATGLTEAEVEAL